One window of the Esox lucius isolate fEsoLuc1 chromosome 8, fEsoLuc1.pri, whole genome shotgun sequence genome contains the following:
- the ddr2a gene encoding discoidin domain-containing receptor 2 isoform X2 — protein MKRLWDTNFPLLILLYLLRDVTSQVNPGVCRYPLGMSGGQIQDEDISASSQWSESTAARYGRLDFEEGDGAWCPETVEPDSLKEFLQIDLRSLHFITLVGTQGRHAGGIGNEFAQMYKIKYSRDGSRWISWRNRQGKQVIEGNRNAYDIVLKDLEPPIIARFVRFMPVSDHSMNVCMRVELYGCEWLDGLVSYNAPVGEQMSLEGESVHLNDSVYDGAVIFSMTEGLGQLTDGMCGLDDFTQSHVYNVWPGYDYVGWTNESFSSGYVEIMFEFDRARNFTTMKVHCNNMFTRHVKAFRQVMCYFRSEADWEAKPLSFSPSPDDVNPSARFVTVSLANHMASAIKCQFYFADTWMMFSEITFQSDTAMYNTTLAPPKTGGGPPTSTQPDDSNTRILIGCLVAIIFILVAIIVIILWRQVWQKMLEKASRRMLDDELTASLSTQSEVFSYTHNNPSSSSGPSEQESSSTYERIFPLGPDYQEPSRLIRKLPEFTEEAGLTNAAVAATASKAPAATVGQDGVPHYAEADIVNLQGVTGGNTYAVPALTMDLLSGKDVAVEEFPRKLLTFKEKLGEGQFGEVHLCEAEGMQEFMNKDFPFDITENQPELVAVKMLRADANKNARNDFLKEIKIMSRLKDPNIIRLLAVCICSDPLCMITEYMENGDLNQFLCRHEPEGQLALISNAPTVSYSNLCYMATQIASGMRYLSSLNFVHRDLATRNCLVGKNYTIKIADFGMSRNLYSGDYYRIQGRAVLPIRWMSWESILLGKFTTASDVWAFGVTLWETLTFCKEQPYSQLTDEQVIENTGEFFRDQKRQIYLPQPALCPDPVYKIMLSCWRRNTKERPSFQEIYRALLESQA, from the exons GAGTGTGTCGGTACCCTCTGGGGATGTCAGGAGGGCAAATTCAAGATGAAGACATCTCAGCCTCCAGTCAATGGTCTGAGTCTACAGCTGCTAGATACGGAag GCTGGACTTTGAGGAGGGCGACGGGGCGTGGTGTCCCGAGACAGTGGAGCCAGATAGTCTGAAGGAGTTCCTCCAGATTGACCTGCGCTCCCTCCACTTCATCACCCTGGTGGGTACCCAGGGCCGACACGCTGGGGGCATCGGCAACGAGTTCGCCCAGATGTACAAGATCAAATACAGCCGAGACGGCAGCCGATGGATCTCCTGGAGGAACAGGCAGGGCAAACAG GTGATCGAGGGGAACAGAAATGCCTACGACATTGTGCTGAAGGACCTGGAGCCTCCAATCATCGCCCGCTTCGTCAGGTTCATGCCCGTCTCGGACCACTCTATGAACGTGTGCATGAGGGTGGAGCTCTACGGCTGTGAATGGCTCG ACGGTCTGGTGTCCTACAACGCCCCGGTGGGAGAGCAGATGAGTTTGGAGGGAGAGTCTGTTCACCTCAACGACTCGGTGTACGACGGCGCCGTCATCTTCAG TATGACCGAGGGCCTGGGCCAGCTGACTGACGGGATGTGTGGGCTGGATGACTTCACCCAAAGCCACGTCTACAACGTGTGGCCCGGTTACGACTACGTGGGATGGACCAATGAAAGCTTTTCCAGTGGATACGTGGAGATCATGTTTGAGTTCGACCGAGCGCGCAATTTCACCACAATGAag GTGCACTGTAACAACATGTTCACCAGGCACGTCAAGGCATTTCGCCAGGTTATGTGTTACTTCCGCTCTGAAGCTGACTGGGAGGCCAAGCCCCTATCCTTCAGCCCCTCGCCGGACGACGTCAATCCCAGCGCCCGCTTTGTCACGGTCTCTCTGGCCAATCACATGGCCAGCGCCATCAAGTGCCAGTTCTACTTTGCCGACACCTGGATGATGTTTAGCGAAATAACCTTCCAGTCAG ACACAGCAATGTATAACACGACTCTGGCTCCTCCCAAAACCGGTGGTGGCCCACCCACTAGCACTCAACCAG ATGACAGCAACACCAGAATTCTGATTGGATGCCTGGTGGCTATCATCTTCATCCTCGTCgccatcatcgtcatcatcctGTGGAGGCAGGTCTGGCAGAAGATGCTGGAGAAG GCTTCGCGACGGATGCTGGATGATGAACTAACGGCCAGTCTGTCAACACAGAGCGAGGTGTTCTcctacacccacaacaacccgTCCTCCTCGTCGGGGCCCAGCGAGCAGGAGTCGAGCTCCACCTACGAGCGTATCTTCCCCCTGGGGCCTGACTACCAAGAGCCTTCACGACTCATACGCAAGCTGCCCGAGTTCACAGAGGAGGCCG GTTTGACCAACGCAGCAGTGGCAGCAACAGCTTCAAAAGCTCCCGCGGCAACAGTTGGCCAGGACGGAGTCCCTCACTATGCAGAGGCAGACATTGTTAACCTGCAGGGCGTTACCGGTGGCAACACATACGCGGTCCCTGCTCTGACCATGGACCTCCTGTCAGGGAAGGACGTGGCAGTGGAAGAGTTTCCCAGGAAACTGCTCACTTTCAAAGAGAAACTAGGGGAGGGGCAGTTTGGAGAG GTTCATTTGTGCGAGGCAGAGGGCATGCAGGAGTTTATGAACAAGGATTTCCCCTTTGACATCACTGAAAACCAGCCAGAATTAGTGGCTGTCAAGATGCTCAGAGCAGACGCTAACAAAAACGCCAG GAACGACTTCCTGAAGGAGATTAAGATCATGTCCCGTCTGAAGGACCCCAACATTATCCGCCTTTTGGCCGTGTGCATCTGCAGTGACCCCCTCTGCATGATCACAGAGTACATGGAGAACGGAGACCTCAACCAGTTCCTGTGTCGCCACGAACCTGAGGGCCAGCTAGCGCTCATCAGCAACGCGCCCACTGTCAG tTACAGTAATCTGTGCTACATGGCCACTCAGATAGCTTCAGGGATGAGGTACCTATCCTCGCTGAACTTCGTCCACAGGGACCTGGCCACACGAAACTGCCTGGTGGGGAAGAACTACACCATCAAGATCGCTGACTTTGGAATGAGCAGGAACCTGTACAGCGGGGACTACTACCGCATCCAGGGCCGGGCTGTCCTTCCAATACGATGGATGTCCTGGGAAAGCATACTGCTG GGTAAATTCACCACAGCCAGTGACGTGTGGGCATTCGGGGTGACGCTGTGGGAGACCCTGACCTTCTGCAAGGAGCAGCCTTACTCCCAGCTGACCGATGAGCAGGTCATAGAGAACACTGGGGAGTTCTTCAGGGACCAGAAGCGACAG ATTTACCTGCCCCAGCCGGCGCTGTGTCCCGACCCTGTCTATAAGATCATGCTGAGCTGCTGGAGGAGGAACACCAAGGAGAGGCCATCCTTCCAGGAGATCTACCGAGCGCTGCTGGAGAGCCAAGCTTAG
- the ddr2a gene encoding discoidin domain-containing receptor 2 isoform X3: MKRLWDTNFPLLILLYLLRDVTSQVNPGVCRYPLGMSGGQIQDEDISASSQWSESTAARYGRLDFEEGDGAWCPETVEPDSLKEFLQIDLRSLHFITLVGTQGRHAGGIGNEFAQMYKIKYSRDGSRWISWRNRQGKQVIEGNRNAYDIVLKDLEPPIIARFVRFMPVSDHSMNVCMRVELYGCEWLDGLVSYNAPVGEQMSLEGESVHLNDSVYDGAVIFSMTEGLGQLTDGMCGLDDFTQSHVYNVWPGYDYVGWTNESFSSGYVEIMFEFDRARNFTTMKVHCNNMFTRHVKAFRQVMCYFRSEADWEAKPLSFSPSPDDVNPSARFVTVSLANHMASAIKCQFYFADTWMMFSEITFQSDTAMYNTTLAPPKTGGGPPTSTQPGDDPTHKVDDSNTRILIGCLVAIIFILVAIIVIILWRQVWQKMLEKSEVFSYTHNNPSSSSGPSEQESSSTYERIFPLGPDYQEPSRLIRKLPEFTEEAGLTNAAVAATASKAPAATVGQDGVPHYAEADIVNLQGVTGGNTYAVPALTMDLLSGKDVAVEEFPRKLLTFKEKLGEGQFGEVHLCEAEGMQEFMNKDFPFDITENQPELVAVKMLRADANKNARNDFLKEIKIMSRLKDPNIIRLLAVCICSDPLCMITEYMENGDLNQFLCRHEPEGQLALISNAPTVSYSNLCYMATQIASGMRYLSSLNFVHRDLATRNCLVGKNYTIKIADFGMSRNLYSGDYYRIQGRAVLPIRWMSWESILLGKFTTASDVWAFGVTLWETLTFCKEQPYSQLTDEQVIENTGEFFRDQKRQIYLPQPALCPDPVYKIMLSCWRRNTKERPSFQEIYRALLESQA, encoded by the exons GAGTGTGTCGGTACCCTCTGGGGATGTCAGGAGGGCAAATTCAAGATGAAGACATCTCAGCCTCCAGTCAATGGTCTGAGTCTACAGCTGCTAGATACGGAag GCTGGACTTTGAGGAGGGCGACGGGGCGTGGTGTCCCGAGACAGTGGAGCCAGATAGTCTGAAGGAGTTCCTCCAGATTGACCTGCGCTCCCTCCACTTCATCACCCTGGTGGGTACCCAGGGCCGACACGCTGGGGGCATCGGCAACGAGTTCGCCCAGATGTACAAGATCAAATACAGCCGAGACGGCAGCCGATGGATCTCCTGGAGGAACAGGCAGGGCAAACAG GTGATCGAGGGGAACAGAAATGCCTACGACATTGTGCTGAAGGACCTGGAGCCTCCAATCATCGCCCGCTTCGTCAGGTTCATGCCCGTCTCGGACCACTCTATGAACGTGTGCATGAGGGTGGAGCTCTACGGCTGTGAATGGCTCG ACGGTCTGGTGTCCTACAACGCCCCGGTGGGAGAGCAGATGAGTTTGGAGGGAGAGTCTGTTCACCTCAACGACTCGGTGTACGACGGCGCCGTCATCTTCAG TATGACCGAGGGCCTGGGCCAGCTGACTGACGGGATGTGTGGGCTGGATGACTTCACCCAAAGCCACGTCTACAACGTGTGGCCCGGTTACGACTACGTGGGATGGACCAATGAAAGCTTTTCCAGTGGATACGTGGAGATCATGTTTGAGTTCGACCGAGCGCGCAATTTCACCACAATGAag GTGCACTGTAACAACATGTTCACCAGGCACGTCAAGGCATTTCGCCAGGTTATGTGTTACTTCCGCTCTGAAGCTGACTGGGAGGCCAAGCCCCTATCCTTCAGCCCCTCGCCGGACGACGTCAATCCCAGCGCCCGCTTTGTCACGGTCTCTCTGGCCAATCACATGGCCAGCGCCATCAAGTGCCAGTTCTACTTTGCCGACACCTGGATGATGTTTAGCGAAATAACCTTCCAGTCAG ACACAGCAATGTATAACACGACTCTGGCTCCTCCCAAAACCGGTGGTGGCCCACCCACTAGCACTCAACCAG GGGATGACCCCACCCACAAAGTAGATGACAGCAACACCAGAATTCTGATTGGATGCCTGGTGGCTATCATCTTCATCCTCGTCgccatcatcgtcatcatcctGTGGAGGCAGGTCTGGCAGAAGATGCTGGAGAAG AGCGAGGTGTTCTcctacacccacaacaacccgTCCTCCTCGTCGGGGCCCAGCGAGCAGGAGTCGAGCTCCACCTACGAGCGTATCTTCCCCCTGGGGCCTGACTACCAAGAGCCTTCACGACTCATACGCAAGCTGCCCGAGTTCACAGAGGAGGCCG GTTTGACCAACGCAGCAGTGGCAGCAACAGCTTCAAAAGCTCCCGCGGCAACAGTTGGCCAGGACGGAGTCCCTCACTATGCAGAGGCAGACATTGTTAACCTGCAGGGCGTTACCGGTGGCAACACATACGCGGTCCCTGCTCTGACCATGGACCTCCTGTCAGGGAAGGACGTGGCAGTGGAAGAGTTTCCCAGGAAACTGCTCACTTTCAAAGAGAAACTAGGGGAGGGGCAGTTTGGAGAG GTTCATTTGTGCGAGGCAGAGGGCATGCAGGAGTTTATGAACAAGGATTTCCCCTTTGACATCACTGAAAACCAGCCAGAATTAGTGGCTGTCAAGATGCTCAGAGCAGACGCTAACAAAAACGCCAG GAACGACTTCCTGAAGGAGATTAAGATCATGTCCCGTCTGAAGGACCCCAACATTATCCGCCTTTTGGCCGTGTGCATCTGCAGTGACCCCCTCTGCATGATCACAGAGTACATGGAGAACGGAGACCTCAACCAGTTCCTGTGTCGCCACGAACCTGAGGGCCAGCTAGCGCTCATCAGCAACGCGCCCACTGTCAG tTACAGTAATCTGTGCTACATGGCCACTCAGATAGCTTCAGGGATGAGGTACCTATCCTCGCTGAACTTCGTCCACAGGGACCTGGCCACACGAAACTGCCTGGTGGGGAAGAACTACACCATCAAGATCGCTGACTTTGGAATGAGCAGGAACCTGTACAGCGGGGACTACTACCGCATCCAGGGCCGGGCTGTCCTTCCAATACGATGGATGTCCTGGGAAAGCATACTGCTG GGTAAATTCACCACAGCCAGTGACGTGTGGGCATTCGGGGTGACGCTGTGGGAGACCCTGACCTTCTGCAAGGAGCAGCCTTACTCCCAGCTGACCGATGAGCAGGTCATAGAGAACACTGGGGAGTTCTTCAGGGACCAGAAGCGACAG ATTTACCTGCCCCAGCCGGCGCTGTGTCCCGACCCTGTCTATAAGATCATGCTGAGCTGCTGGAGGAGGAACACCAAGGAGAGGCCATCCTTCCAGGAGATCTACCGAGCGCTGCTGGAGAGCCAAGCTTAG
- the ddr2a gene encoding discoidin domain-containing receptor 2 isoform X1, producing MKRLWDTNFPLLILLYLLRDVTSQVNPGVCRYPLGMSGGQIQDEDISASSQWSESTAARYGRLDFEEGDGAWCPETVEPDSLKEFLQIDLRSLHFITLVGTQGRHAGGIGNEFAQMYKIKYSRDGSRWISWRNRQGKQVIEGNRNAYDIVLKDLEPPIIARFVRFMPVSDHSMNVCMRVELYGCEWLDGLVSYNAPVGEQMSLEGESVHLNDSVYDGAVIFSMTEGLGQLTDGMCGLDDFTQSHVYNVWPGYDYVGWTNESFSSGYVEIMFEFDRARNFTTMKVHCNNMFTRHVKAFRQVMCYFRSEADWEAKPLSFSPSPDDVNPSARFVTVSLANHMASAIKCQFYFADTWMMFSEITFQSDTAMYNTTLAPPKTGGGPPTSTQPGDDPTHKVDDSNTRILIGCLVAIIFILVAIIVIILWRQVWQKMLEKASRRMLDDELTASLSTQSEVFSYTHNNPSSSSGPSEQESSSTYERIFPLGPDYQEPSRLIRKLPEFTEEAGLTNAAVAATASKAPAATVGQDGVPHYAEADIVNLQGVTGGNTYAVPALTMDLLSGKDVAVEEFPRKLLTFKEKLGEGQFGEVHLCEAEGMQEFMNKDFPFDITENQPELVAVKMLRADANKNARNDFLKEIKIMSRLKDPNIIRLLAVCICSDPLCMITEYMENGDLNQFLCRHEPEGQLALISNAPTVSYSNLCYMATQIASGMRYLSSLNFVHRDLATRNCLVGKNYTIKIADFGMSRNLYSGDYYRIQGRAVLPIRWMSWESILLGKFTTASDVWAFGVTLWETLTFCKEQPYSQLTDEQVIENTGEFFRDQKRQIYLPQPALCPDPVYKIMLSCWRRNTKERPSFQEIYRALLESQA from the exons GAGTGTGTCGGTACCCTCTGGGGATGTCAGGAGGGCAAATTCAAGATGAAGACATCTCAGCCTCCAGTCAATGGTCTGAGTCTACAGCTGCTAGATACGGAag GCTGGACTTTGAGGAGGGCGACGGGGCGTGGTGTCCCGAGACAGTGGAGCCAGATAGTCTGAAGGAGTTCCTCCAGATTGACCTGCGCTCCCTCCACTTCATCACCCTGGTGGGTACCCAGGGCCGACACGCTGGGGGCATCGGCAACGAGTTCGCCCAGATGTACAAGATCAAATACAGCCGAGACGGCAGCCGATGGATCTCCTGGAGGAACAGGCAGGGCAAACAG GTGATCGAGGGGAACAGAAATGCCTACGACATTGTGCTGAAGGACCTGGAGCCTCCAATCATCGCCCGCTTCGTCAGGTTCATGCCCGTCTCGGACCACTCTATGAACGTGTGCATGAGGGTGGAGCTCTACGGCTGTGAATGGCTCG ACGGTCTGGTGTCCTACAACGCCCCGGTGGGAGAGCAGATGAGTTTGGAGGGAGAGTCTGTTCACCTCAACGACTCGGTGTACGACGGCGCCGTCATCTTCAG TATGACCGAGGGCCTGGGCCAGCTGACTGACGGGATGTGTGGGCTGGATGACTTCACCCAAAGCCACGTCTACAACGTGTGGCCCGGTTACGACTACGTGGGATGGACCAATGAAAGCTTTTCCAGTGGATACGTGGAGATCATGTTTGAGTTCGACCGAGCGCGCAATTTCACCACAATGAag GTGCACTGTAACAACATGTTCACCAGGCACGTCAAGGCATTTCGCCAGGTTATGTGTTACTTCCGCTCTGAAGCTGACTGGGAGGCCAAGCCCCTATCCTTCAGCCCCTCGCCGGACGACGTCAATCCCAGCGCCCGCTTTGTCACGGTCTCTCTGGCCAATCACATGGCCAGCGCCATCAAGTGCCAGTTCTACTTTGCCGACACCTGGATGATGTTTAGCGAAATAACCTTCCAGTCAG ACACAGCAATGTATAACACGACTCTGGCTCCTCCCAAAACCGGTGGTGGCCCACCCACTAGCACTCAACCAG GGGATGACCCCACCCACAAAGTAGATGACAGCAACACCAGAATTCTGATTGGATGCCTGGTGGCTATCATCTTCATCCTCGTCgccatcatcgtcatcatcctGTGGAGGCAGGTCTGGCAGAAGATGCTGGAGAAG GCTTCGCGACGGATGCTGGATGATGAACTAACGGCCAGTCTGTCAACACAGAGCGAGGTGTTCTcctacacccacaacaacccgTCCTCCTCGTCGGGGCCCAGCGAGCAGGAGTCGAGCTCCACCTACGAGCGTATCTTCCCCCTGGGGCCTGACTACCAAGAGCCTTCACGACTCATACGCAAGCTGCCCGAGTTCACAGAGGAGGCCG GTTTGACCAACGCAGCAGTGGCAGCAACAGCTTCAAAAGCTCCCGCGGCAACAGTTGGCCAGGACGGAGTCCCTCACTATGCAGAGGCAGACATTGTTAACCTGCAGGGCGTTACCGGTGGCAACACATACGCGGTCCCTGCTCTGACCATGGACCTCCTGTCAGGGAAGGACGTGGCAGTGGAAGAGTTTCCCAGGAAACTGCTCACTTTCAAAGAGAAACTAGGGGAGGGGCAGTTTGGAGAG GTTCATTTGTGCGAGGCAGAGGGCATGCAGGAGTTTATGAACAAGGATTTCCCCTTTGACATCACTGAAAACCAGCCAGAATTAGTGGCTGTCAAGATGCTCAGAGCAGACGCTAACAAAAACGCCAG GAACGACTTCCTGAAGGAGATTAAGATCATGTCCCGTCTGAAGGACCCCAACATTATCCGCCTTTTGGCCGTGTGCATCTGCAGTGACCCCCTCTGCATGATCACAGAGTACATGGAGAACGGAGACCTCAACCAGTTCCTGTGTCGCCACGAACCTGAGGGCCAGCTAGCGCTCATCAGCAACGCGCCCACTGTCAG tTACAGTAATCTGTGCTACATGGCCACTCAGATAGCTTCAGGGATGAGGTACCTATCCTCGCTGAACTTCGTCCACAGGGACCTGGCCACACGAAACTGCCTGGTGGGGAAGAACTACACCATCAAGATCGCTGACTTTGGAATGAGCAGGAACCTGTACAGCGGGGACTACTACCGCATCCAGGGCCGGGCTGTCCTTCCAATACGATGGATGTCCTGGGAAAGCATACTGCTG GGTAAATTCACCACAGCCAGTGACGTGTGGGCATTCGGGGTGACGCTGTGGGAGACCCTGACCTTCTGCAAGGAGCAGCCTTACTCCCAGCTGACCGATGAGCAGGTCATAGAGAACACTGGGGAGTTCTTCAGGGACCAGAAGCGACAG ATTTACCTGCCCCAGCCGGCGCTGTGTCCCGACCCTGTCTATAAGATCATGCTGAGCTGCTGGAGGAGGAACACCAAGGAGAGGCCATCCTTCCAGGAGATCTACCGAGCGCTGCTGGAGAGCCAAGCTTAG